From a single Lentisphaera profundi genomic region:
- a CDS encoding type II secretion system protein, giving the protein METKKFTLIELLVVVAIIGILASLLLPVLGKAREKGKAAVCKSNQKQLAIAFYMYMDDNDGMAPLCGTRYQWNDYLALYDGRDHVPHAAKYTAAPISSDQYGEAKIYGCPSSDVGTPTNASILSYTYFRYDGGGMNRGAATWSQSNMGTYSVQLSTVTDASSSILLHEYWDFGNRVGRNWGSAIDFRYIFDNPNKRGHFQDTGKSTYLMADGSVHSLTFGSTLMGIGARNDTRETMWDLHK; this is encoded by the coding sequence ATGGAAACAAAAAAATTTACTCTCATCGAATTACTTGTTGTCGTGGCCATAATAGGAATTTTAGCGAGTTTATTATTACCCGTTTTAGGTAAAGCCAGAGAAAAAGGCAAAGCAGCAGTATGTAAGAGTAACCAAAAACAATTAGCTATCGCATTCTATATGTATATGGATGATAATGATGGTATGGCTCCGCTCTGCGGCACGCGATATCAGTGGAATGATTATCTAGCTCTATACGACGGCAGAGATCATGTACCCCATGCGGCCAAATATACAGCCGCTCCAATATCGTCAGACCAATATGGAGAAGCAAAAATATACGGCTGTCCTAGCTCTGACGTAGGCACTCCTACAAACGCAAGTATACTCTCATATACCTATTTTAGATATGATGGTGGCGGTATGAATAGAGGTGCCGCAACATGGAGCCAGAGCAATATGGGCACGTACAGTGTACAACTATCTACGGTAACTGACGCTAGTAGTTCTATATTATTACATGAATACTGGGATTTCGGAAATAGAGTAGGCCGCAATTGGGGCAGCGCTATCGATTTTCGATATATCTTTGATAACCCTAATAAAAGAGGCCACTTCCAAGATACTGGGAAATCTACATACCTAATGGCAGATGGTAGTGTACATTCACTGACATTTGGAAGCACACTAATGGGTATAGGTGCTCGAAATGATACCCGAGAAACTATGTGGGATCTCCATAAATAA
- a CDS encoding DUF1552 domain-containing protein has product MSLHLYNRRTMLKAGFTALALPFMESLAMGKSASTVAPKRFLFIGCGYGFSKKNFFPTKAGKFSKIGLTPGLKPLERHKDDITMVSNLTNLGARNPHAGSTTYLTGADVGGTRGRKFINGISLDQVIAQKIGQDTRFASLSLSGEGEGNDGHGPGLSLSWSDKGHPIPGIKNPLALYHELFGQSKESNAEREYRLSQKRSILDAVVADLKYSRKKLSKTDQDKLEDYLQSIRQIEQTISREVQWADTAKAKAPLQKPGATMDGLQSLMTLQRLMIAAFQTDSTRVITYRQPVSPLLASWEINVGAHTLSHQNHSHQGASNLKDFKSMELFSGLIDLFKNTPDLNGKSLFDSTLISYGTNIRLTHSLRGCPAIYTGGAAAKLKTGEHIILPEEDTPLANYWLTLCQQSGVEMDSFSHSTGTLKKLIRS; this is encoded by the coding sequence ATGAGTCTACACTTATATAATCGACGCACCATGCTCAAAGCAGGATTCACCGCTCTCGCGCTGCCCTTCATGGAGTCGCTCGCTATGGGGAAATCGGCTAGCACAGTAGCGCCAAAACGTTTCCTTTTTATCGGCTGTGGCTACGGATTCAGTAAAAAGAATTTCTTCCCTACAAAAGCAGGGAAATTCTCAAAAATAGGACTCACTCCAGGACTCAAGCCGCTAGAACGCCACAAAGATGATATTACCATGGTTTCGAACCTCACCAACCTGGGTGCCAGAAATCCTCACGCTGGTAGTACTACATACCTCACCGGAGCTGACGTTGGAGGTACAAGAGGGCGGAAATTTATTAATGGCATCTCACTCGACCAAGTCATCGCTCAGAAAATTGGTCAAGATACCCGCTTCGCCAGCCTCTCACTCAGTGGTGAAGGAGAAGGAAATGATGGCCATGGCCCCGGACTCTCACTCTCCTGGTCGGATAAAGGGCATCCCATTCCAGGCATCAAAAATCCCCTCGCCCTCTATCACGAACTCTTCGGTCAAAGCAAAGAAAGCAATGCCGAACGCGAGTACCGCCTCTCGCAAAAACGTAGCATCCTCGATGCCGTCGTTGCGGACCTAAAATACTCCAGAAAGAAACTCAGTAAGACCGATCAAGATAAATTAGAAGACTACCTGCAATCGATTCGTCAGATAGAGCAAACTATTAGCCGTGAAGTTCAATGGGCAGACACAGCAAAAGCAAAGGCTCCACTGCAAAAACCAGGAGCCACCATGGACGGTCTCCAATCACTCATGACTCTCCAGCGTCTTATGATAGCCGCCTTTCAAACCGACTCCACTAGGGTAATTACCTACAGACAGCCCGTAAGCCCCTTGCTCGCAAGCTGGGAAATTAATGTCGGCGCACACACTCTCTCCCACCAAAATCATTCTCACCAAGGCGCTTCCAATTTAAAAGACTTTAAATCCATGGAACTCTTCTCAGGCCTCATCGACCTCTTTAAAAATACCCCAGACCTCAATGGCAAAAGCCTCTTTGACTCCACTCTCATCAGCTATGGCACAAACATCCGCCTAACTCATAGTCTCAGAGGCTGCCCCGCCATCTACACCGGTGGCGCCGCAGCCAAACTCAAAACCGGCGAGCACATCATCTTGCCAGAAGAAGACACTCCACTAGCCAACTACTGGCTCACCCTCTGCCAACAATCAGGCGTAGAGATGGATAGCTTCAGTCACAGCACGGGCACTCTCAAGAAGCTTATTCGCTCTTAA